In the genome of Leptospira fletcheri, one region contains:
- the fabG gene encoding 3-oxoacyl-[acyl-carrier-protein] reductase yields MIDLKGKNAIITGSARGIGKATALKLAQAGANVVIADLNEEASKATAAEIAKATGVKAIGISVNVANADSAHAGIQATVDAFGSVDVLVNNAGITKDTLLLRMKPEQWDAVIAVNLTGTFNCTQAAVKFMAKNPNGGSIINLSSIAGVNGNIGQTNYSASKAGVIGFTKAVALEMASRKVRCNAIAPGFIHTEMTDAIPEKLRLAMVAAIPLKRAGQPEDIANTIAFLASDLASFITGQVIEVNGGGFLPGVQA; encoded by the coding sequence ATGATTGATTTGAAAGGCAAAAACGCCATTATTACCGGGTCGGCACGCGGAATCGGAAAAGCTACTGCTTTAAAATTAGCACAGGCCGGTGCGAACGTCGTAATTGCAGACTTGAACGAGGAGGCCAGTAAGGCTACGGCAGCGGAAATTGCCAAGGCGACTGGCGTGAAAGCGATCGGAATTTCCGTAAACGTGGCCAATGCGGATTCGGCTCATGCCGGAATCCAGGCGACTGTGGACGCTTTCGGTTCCGTGGACGTTCTCGTGAACAACGCAGGAATTACGAAAGACACTTTGTTACTTAGAATGAAACCGGAACAATGGGACGCAGTGATTGCGGTAAATTTGACCGGTACCTTCAACTGCACCCAAGCCGCCGTCAAATTCATGGCAAAAAATCCGAACGGAGGATCGATTATTAATCTTTCCTCGATTGCGGGTGTGAACGGAAACATTGGACAAACGAACTATTCCGCGTCCAAAGCGGGTGTAATCGGTTTTACTAAAGCTGTGGCTTTGGAAATGGCTTCTCGTAAGGTCCGCTGCAACGCGATCGCACCGGGATTTATCCACACGGAAATGACGGATGCGATTCCTGAAAAATTACGTCTGGCGATGGTAGCGGCGATTCCTTTGAAAAGAGCGGGACAGCCCGAGGATATCGCGAATACGATCGCTTTCCTGGCTTCCGATCTAGCTTCTTTTATCACTGGTCAAGTGATAGAAGTGAACGGCGGTGGATTCTTGCCGGGAGTTCAAGCGTAA
- the acpP gene encoding acyl carrier protein, translated as MADFEKIKSIIVEQLGVDESEVTPEAHFIDDLGADSLDTVELVMALEEEFGVEISDEDAEKIQTVGDVIKFIDALKS; from the coding sequence ATGGCAGATTTCGAAAAGATAAAGTCCATCATAGTTGAGCAACTCGGAGTCGACGAATCCGAAGTTACTCCTGAAGCGCACTTCATCGACGACCTTGGAGCAGACTCCCTTGACACCGTTGAGCTAGTAATGGCTCTCGAAGAGGAGTTCGGTGTTGAAATTTCCGACGAGGATGCTGAAAAGATCCAAACCGTCGGAGACGTTATCAAATTCATCGACGCTCTTAAGTCCTAA
- the rnc gene encoding ribonuclease III, whose translation MIKKNPLQANESKKAVRPKDLKILTESLGIRFKKIELLELAFVHSSYQNEHSEFEEDNERLEFLGDSVLGLVVARYLYGKYPKASEGELSRLKSKLVSTAVLNSISDQLGLSAYVLLGRGEGSGSGQKKLGANLFEALIGAVFLDQGMEAAEKIILKNLIEFAENSEKLESVKDFKTLLQEVCQRKFKTLPTYRLLRESGPDHAKTFQVSVKIRDKYETEGVGKNKKFAEQDAARNMLRILGIKNG comes from the coding sequence TTGATAAAAAAAAATCCCCTCCAAGCAAACGAATCTAAGAAAGCCGTAAGGCCGAAAGACCTTAAAATATTAACCGAATCGCTCGGGATTCGCTTTAAGAAAATCGAACTTTTAGAACTGGCTTTCGTACACAGTTCCTACCAAAACGAACACTCCGAGTTCGAAGAGGACAACGAAAGATTGGAATTTTTGGGCGATTCCGTTTTAGGTTTGGTTGTGGCAAGATACCTCTACGGTAAATATCCGAAGGCGAGCGAAGGAGAACTTTCACGCCTAAAGTCGAAACTCGTATCGACGGCCGTACTCAATTCGATCAGCGATCAACTCGGACTCAGTGCTTATGTTCTTCTCGGCCGCGGAGAGGGAAGCGGCTCCGGTCAAAAGAAATTAGGAGCGAACCTGTTCGAAGCTTTGATAGGCGCTGTCTTTCTGGACCAAGGAATGGAAGCCGCGGAAAAGATCATTCTCAAGAATCTGATCGAATTCGCGGAGAATTCGGAAAAACTGGAATCGGTTAAGGATTTTAAAACCCTTTTGCAGGAAGTTTGCCAGAGAAAATTCAAGACACTTCCCACATACCGCTTGCTTCGGGAATCCGGTCCGGACCATGCGAAAACCTTCCAAGTTTCGGTTAAAATCAGGGATAAGTATGAAACCGAAGGTGTCGGAAAAAATAAGAAGTTTGCCGAACAGGATGCCGCCCGGAATATGCTACGTATTCTAGGTATCAAGAACGGATAG
- a CDS encoding NUDIX domain-containing protein, with amino-acid sequence MEFFFKKKGLRVRVAALIRNRKGEILLLQQRKKDSYYWLLPGGGIEFGENAEDALRRELKEELSLDVTSASFLFLNESIDPKGNRHLIQLVFLTNVRKQDPEMNLKEKAITGFGYFPIAAIKEMDIRPDIKSYLSAGKFKPSPYLKSQWVYDK; translated from the coding sequence ATGGAATTTTTCTTTAAGAAAAAAGGACTTCGTGTTCGGGTTGCGGCCCTGATTCGGAACCGAAAAGGCGAAATTCTACTCTTGCAACAAAGAAAGAAGGACTCCTATTATTGGTTATTGCCCGGAGGAGGAATCGAATTCGGCGAAAACGCGGAAGACGCCCTCCGCAGAGAGCTAAAGGAAGAACTATCTCTGGACGTAACTTCTGCTTCTTTTCTATTCTTGAACGAATCCATAGATCCGAAAGGGAACCGTCATCTGATACAATTGGTGTTCTTAACGAACGTAAGAAAGCAGGACCCGGAAATGAATCTGAAGGAAAAAGCGATCACCGGATTCGGATATTTTCCGATCGCAGCCATCAAGGAGATGGACATACGGCCGGATATAAAATCCTATCTTTCCGCGGGAAAATTCAAACCTTCTCCCTATCTGAAAAGCCAATGGGTGTACGATAAATGA
- the aroB gene encoding 3-dehydroquinate synthase, producing the protein MNPIREIKVNTVSKEYSVILNQDFQGLKEVVESVRDISSIFILTEKKLSKLFSGQYASELKGLEQQVHEIHIRSGEKNKHIGRTAEVYNRLIRLGADRKSLILALGGGVVGDFAGFIASTFLRGIRFAQIPTTLLACVDSSVGGKVAVNADLGKNMIGSFYQPEFVFAPLSTLASLPRKEWRCGMAEIVKHSILEGGEYFEKIESHGSEIYDQRSDVLHDFIAESVRFKAKIVGQDEREAGLRKTLNLGHTTAHAIESLTKYRKYSHGEAVSIGLVTAAILSSEKEGLDPDFIDSLREILKKYDLPYQDDSKSKEVAQHALHDKKNVGSSVRFVLLRSLGNAVWDVPVSLEEIADVFRRQKRL; encoded by the coding sequence ATGAATCCGATCCGGGAAATAAAAGTAAACACCGTATCCAAAGAATATTCAGTAATCTTAAATCAAGATTTTCAAGGTTTGAAGGAAGTCGTGGAATCCGTCCGGGATATATCCTCGATTTTTATCCTAACCGAAAAGAAATTGTCGAAATTGTTTTCCGGACAATACGCGTCCGAGTTGAAAGGTCTGGAACAACAGGTTCACGAGATCCATATCCGTAGCGGAGAAAAAAACAAACATATAGGTCGTACCGCGGAAGTCTATAACCGTCTGATTCGGTTGGGTGCGGATCGCAAGAGTCTGATCCTCGCCCTCGGCGGCGGAGTCGTCGGTGATTTTGCCGGATTTATCGCTTCTACTTTTTTGCGAGGAATCAGATTCGCGCAGATCCCGACGACACTATTGGCCTGCGTGGATTCTTCCGTGGGCGGAAAGGTGGCAGTAAACGCGGATCTGGGCAAGAATATGATCGGTTCCTTCTACCAGCCTGAGTTCGTATTCGCACCTTTATCCACACTCGCAAGTCTTCCAAGAAAGGAATGGCGTTGTGGAATGGCGGAGATCGTGAAACATTCCATTTTGGAAGGTGGGGAATATTTCGAGAAAATCGAATCGCATGGATCGGAGATTTACGACCAACGATCGGATGTGCTTCACGATTTCATCGCGGAATCGGTACGTTTCAAAGCCAAAATCGTCGGTCAGGATGAAAGGGAGGCGGGACTCCGGAAAACCTTAAATCTGGGACATACTACCGCGCATGCGATCGAGTCCCTGACGAAATATCGCAAGTATTCTCACGGAGAAGCCGTCTCGATCGGACTCGTTACTGCTGCGATTCTTTCTTCCGAAAAAGAAGGACTCGATCCGGACTTCATCGATTCTTTGAGAGAAATCCTGAAAAAATACGATTTGCCTTATCAGGACGACAGCAAATCGAAGGAGGTCGCGCAGCACGCGCTTCACGACAAGAAAAATGTAGGTTCTTCCGTGCGTTTCGTGTTATTGAGATCGTTGGGAAACGCGGTCTGGGACGTCCCTGTATCTTTAGAGGAAATTGCGGACGTTTTTAGACGTCAAAAGCGGCTTTAA
- a CDS encoding mechanosensitive ion channel family protein, with the protein MLEIVELLNPLYLLGLKERSFTQDFVLVIYFILSLIVIYKSFIFLLDRLIPPADTSTQYNRRRLTRISFVLVGVISLLPVVFSGLSYLPTVMGLAGAGIVISLKDVTLNYVGWFLIHGSNGFEVGDRIEIEGVKGDVVNIGINRFTLMEVSIDPKSEQSTNRLIHLPNHSVILNKVYVIKERMGFVWDEFKVKIPHSADWKRAEEILNSIIKNESVIDRPQIDYTARELSKNYLVRLGITTPIVYILTEEGGVLFSLRYLTHIKEKRNQRANISKVILKEFDEARIPLL; encoded by the coding sequence ATGCTGGAAATAGTAGAATTATTAAATCCCTTATACCTGCTCGGTTTAAAAGAAAGGTCCTTTACCCAGGATTTCGTTCTTGTAATCTATTTCATTCTTTCGCTTATCGTAATATACAAAAGTTTCATTTTTTTATTGGATCGCCTGATCCCTCCGGCAGACACTTCCACACAGTACAATAGGAGAAGACTGACCCGGATCTCCTTCGTCTTAGTCGGCGTGATTTCCCTGCTACCCGTCGTTTTTTCGGGACTTTCCTATCTTCCTACCGTTATGGGGTTGGCCGGGGCCGGTATCGTGATCTCCCTCAAGGATGTAACGTTGAATTATGTGGGCTGGTTTCTCATCCATGGAAGCAACGGTTTCGAAGTCGGGGACAGGATAGAAATCGAAGGGGTTAAAGGAGACGTGGTCAATATAGGGATCAACCGATTTACGCTCATGGAAGTGAGTATAGATCCCAAATCCGAGCAATCGACCAACCGTTTGATACACCTTCCGAACCATTCCGTGATTCTGAATAAAGTATACGTAATCAAGGAAAGAATGGGATTTGTTTGGGATGAGTTCAAGGTTAAGATTCCTCATTCCGCGGATTGGAAAAGGGCCGAGGAGATCCTGAATTCCATTATAAAAAACGAATCCGTGATCGATAGGCCTCAGATCGACTATACCGCCCGAGAACTCTCCAAGAACTATCTGGTCCGCCTCGGAATCACCACACCGATCGTTTACATTCTTACCGAAGAAGGCGGTGTCCTTTTTTCGCTAAGATACCTAACTCATATCAAGGAAAAGAGAAACCAAAGAGCGAATATCTCCAAGGTAATACTGAAGGAATTCGACGAAGCTCGGATTCCTTTATTATGA
- the pyk gene encoding pyruvate kinase: MFSPEKKTKIVCTIGPSSSEESIITALLRAGMDIARMNFSHGTHEDHKRVFEKLRKCESESGTPLGIIADLQGPKIRTGKLRIPQIELEKGKTIRLLADPDYLGDSEAIGTTFPTLIEDLRTGDKLLIDDGKLLLEVDSKTEKEAVLRILIGGILKSNKGINLPGTPISAPALSEKDLSDLKFALTLGVDYVALSFVRRASDLELAREMMRGSQIGLIAKIERPEAIRNIDEIIESADGIMIARGDLGVEVETEKVPVLQKELIFKANRAGKPVITATQMLESMVENPRPTRAEASDVANAVMDGTDAVMLSGESASGKYPVESAEMMAKILRETENIDRIYEIHWNLKKSELEVERAALGSAAREIAHDIGARAIVNFTRSGYSALITSEMRPKVPILSFTPYLATARKMKLYRGVQPYVMPFMDTFQDMIRYMETKLAEDQTLTTGDIIVILSGAPGGQAKSVDFLQIYRIK; this comes from the coding sequence ATGTTTAGTCCTGAAAAGAAAACAAAAATCGTCTGTACCATAGGTCCATCCTCCTCGGAAGAGTCGATCATCACCGCTCTTTTAAGGGCGGGAATGGACATCGCGCGGATGAATTTTTCACACGGCACCCATGAAGATCACAAAAGAGTCTTTGAAAAATTACGTAAATGCGAATCCGAATCCGGAACTCCCCTAGGAATCATCGCCGACCTACAAGGGCCAAAAATCCGAACCGGAAAACTTCGCATTCCCCAAATCGAACTCGAAAAGGGCAAAACGATACGACTTCTTGCGGATCCCGATTACCTAGGCGATTCGGAAGCGATCGGCACTACCTTTCCCACTTTAATCGAAGACCTAAGAACTGGCGACAAACTTCTTATCGACGACGGTAAATTGCTGTTAGAGGTGGATTCCAAAACAGAAAAGGAAGCGGTTTTAAGGATTTTGATCGGAGGAATATTAAAAAGTAACAAAGGAATCAACCTCCCCGGAACTCCAATCTCCGCTCCTGCCCTTTCCGAAAAGGATCTATCCGATCTGAAATTCGCATTAACCTTAGGAGTGGATTACGTCGCATTGAGTTTCGTCCGTCGCGCGAGCGACTTGGAACTTGCCCGAGAGATGATGCGAGGATCGCAGATAGGATTGATCGCAAAGATCGAACGCCCGGAAGCGATCCGGAATATCGACGAAATCATAGAATCCGCAGACGGAATCATGATCGCTCGAGGAGATCTGGGGGTGGAAGTCGAAACGGAAAAAGTTCCCGTACTCCAAAAGGAACTGATTTTTAAGGCCAATCGAGCGGGAAAGCCTGTGATCACTGCGACGCAAATGCTCGAATCCATGGTAGAAAACCCCAGACCAACCCGAGCCGAAGCGAGCGACGTCGCGAACGCGGTCATGGACGGGACCGATGCAGTGATGCTTTCGGGGGAATCCGCGAGCGGAAAGTATCCGGTGGAATCCGCGGAGATGATGGCGAAAATATTAAGAGAAACGGAAAATATAGATCGGATCTACGAAATCCATTGGAATCTCAAAAAATCGGAATTGGAAGTGGAAAGAGCGGCCCTCGGTTCTGCAGCGAGGGAAATCGCCCACGACATAGGAGCGCGAGCCATCGTCAATTTTACAAGAAGCGGTTACTCCGCGTTAATCACTTCCGAAATGAGACCCAAGGTACCGATCCTTTCCTTTACACCTTACCTTGCGACCGCGAGAAAGATGAAATTGTATCGGGGAGTCCAGCCTTACGTAATGCCTTTTATGGACACGTTTCAGGATATGATACGCTACATGGAAACGAAACTTGCCGAGGATCAAACGCTTACAACCGGAGACATCATCGTGATTTTATCGGGCGCCCCCGGAGGACAGGCGAAGTCCGTGGATTTTCTACAGATCTACAGGATAAAATAA
- a CDS encoding histone deacetylase family protein: MDLGAHVFPARKYGMIYNQVKEDSRLSTLPALQPSPVGPEELSLVHTPEFLSDFMNLRYTDRTMYSELPLNREIVRSFCLGVGGTILATETTENYKYVYHIGGGFHHSMPDRAEGFCYLNDAAVATKLYLQKHPDRKVLYVDLDLHQGNGNAKVFKGDPSVWTFSMHQEHLYPKKEQSSLDVPLENGTNDKTYLKALETGLAQTRANFKPDLIYYFAGADPFEDDSLGDLKLTFDGLKRRDKMVKEFADSLDVPVVVLPAGGYARNFHDTVRIHFNTIRVFASLI; the protein is encoded by the coding sequence ATGGACTTGGGCGCGCATGTGTTTCCCGCACGCAAGTACGGGATGATATATAACCAAGTCAAGGAAGATTCTAGGCTTTCGACTCTTCCTGCATTGCAACCTTCGCCGGTCGGACCTGAGGAATTGTCCTTGGTCCATACTCCCGAATTTCTCTCCGACTTCATGAATCTTCGTTATACGGACAGGACCATGTATTCCGAATTGCCTCTGAACCGGGAAATCGTACGCAGTTTCTGCCTTGGGGTAGGAGGAACCATTCTCGCCACCGAGACGACCGAGAACTACAAATACGTGTATCATATAGGCGGCGGCTTTCACCATAGTATGCCGGACCGTGCGGAAGGTTTTTGTTATCTGAACGACGCGGCGGTCGCCACCAAATTATATCTCCAAAAACATCCCGATCGCAAAGTGCTGTACGTCGATTTGGACCTACACCAAGGAAATGGAAACGCGAAAGTCTTCAAGGGGGATCCTTCTGTCTGGACTTTTTCCATGCACCAAGAGCATTTGTACCCGAAAAAGGAGCAGTCCAGTTTGGATGTGCCCTTGGAAAACGGTACGAACGATAAGACATATTTGAAAGCGCTGGAAACCGGATTGGCTCAAACAAGAGCCAATTTCAAGCCGGATCTGATCTATTATTTCGCGGGCGCGGATCCTTTTGAGGACGATTCTTTGGGGGATCTAAAATTGACCTTCGACGGATTGAAAAGAAGAGATAAGATGGTCAAAGAATTTGCCGATTCTTTGGATGTGCCCGTGGTCGTGTTGCCTGCCGGCGGATATGCCAGAAATTTTCACGATACGGTCAGGATTCATTTCAATACGATACGAGTGTTTGCGTCGCTGATTTAA
- a CDS encoding PP2C family protein-serine/threonine phosphatase, with product MTSLSIKPEILIIDDDRDVGEALEILLVKLGYNSTFFDSVDRGKEYFEKEANPIVFLDIHMPRTSGLDVLPYFKNLSPSTQVIMMTGERDINDVMTSLTHKASDFLLKPFSLQTVRIAVQRALDYYTLVKEKEAREESILRDLRLASKIQRKILSVPDLSPYKVLVDNIPASFVSGDFYVLSRSNGSVMAMLGDIEDHGVTSGLIGLLMTSVAREAFREKEDPSHVLRKMNMELSSEIGTHSLTAAAAVIRPDQKKIRYARGGHPFPVLYRQEGMELLNKKSGQLLGIMDDLDFEAHEISFQTGDILFLYSDGLLNNLSSPLFAELEQLRKKDRPIEELQAAIQIYSKATLPTREFRDDSSYILIQL from the coding sequence ATGACCTCACTTTCGATAAAACCCGAAATTCTGATCATCGATGACGATCGCGACGTAGGGGAAGCACTCGAAATTCTGTTGGTAAAGCTAGGATACAATTCGACTTTTTTCGATTCCGTGGACAGGGGAAAGGAATACTTCGAAAAGGAAGCTAATCCGATCGTATTTCTGGACATTCACATGCCCCGTACCAGCGGGTTGGACGTACTGCCCTATTTCAAAAATCTAAGTCCTTCCACCCAAGTGATCATGATGACGGGCGAAAGGGACATCAACGACGTGATGACTTCCCTGACCCACAAGGCCTCGGATTTCCTTTTAAAACCTTTTTCGCTCCAGACTGTGAGGATCGCCGTCCAAAGGGCCCTGGATTATTATACTCTGGTGAAGGAAAAGGAGGCTCGGGAGGAAAGTATACTAAGAGACCTGCGATTGGCCTCCAAAATACAGAGGAAAATCCTTTCCGTCCCGGATTTATCTCCATACAAGGTGCTGGTCGATAATATTCCCGCTTCCTTTGTCAGCGGGGATTTTTACGTATTGTCCAGGTCGAACGGTTCGGTGATGGCCATGTTAGGCGACATAGAGGATCATGGTGTCACTTCCGGGTTAATCGGTCTCCTGATGACAAGCGTGGCCCGTGAAGCGTTCCGCGAAAAGGAGGATCCCTCGCACGTATTACGTAAAATGAATATGGAACTTTCCTCCGAGATCGGCACTCACAGTCTGACCGCTGCGGCGGCGGTGATTCGACCCGACCAAAAAAAAATACGCTATGCCCGAGGGGGGCATCCGTTTCCCGTTCTATATAGGCAGGAAGGAATGGAATTATTGAACAAAAAATCGGGCCAATTGCTCGGGATCATGGACGACTTGGATTTCGAGGCCCACGAGATTTCTTTTCAGACCGGGGACATTCTGTTTTTATACAGCGACGGCCTTTTGAATAATCTCTCCAGTCCTTTATTTGCCGAGCTGGAACAACTGAGAAAGAAGGATAGACCGATCGAGGAACTGCAGGCAGCTATCCAGATCTACTCCAAGGCCACATTGCCTACACGGGAATTTCGGGACGACTCGAGTTATATTCTCATCCAACTTTAA
- a CDS encoding putative lipoprotein: protein MNSLRKSVGILAVVFTLFALQNCFILDFIASVSQSVSKSSDSVQSLSKSVVSISASIFSSSSSDKDERKSYRKDVETLTAIHLNRGLVSEEFESDLASIARKNGVNNWKSLEDTYVSIGKGMRKAGVDTGRFNIFADEFALTRPKVANALRKGYASI from the coding sequence ATGAATTCATTGAGAAAGAGCGTAGGGATCCTAGCGGTCGTCTTCACACTTTTTGCGCTTCAAAATTGCTTCATACTGGATTTTATCGCTTCCGTATCCCAGTCCGTATCTAAATCCTCGGACTCCGTCCAAAGCTTATCCAAGTCCGTCGTATCCATCTCGGCCTCGATTTTCTCCTCTTCCTCCAGCGATAAGGACGAAAGAAAATCGTACCGCAAGGATGTGGAAACTCTCACCGCCATCCATCTGAACAGAGGCTTGGTTTCCGAAGAGTTCGAATCGGATCTGGCTTCCATCGCGCGAAAAAACGGAGTCAACAATTGGAAATCCCTTGAGGATACGTATGTCTCCATCGGTAAAGGAATGAGAAAAGCGGGTGTAGATACCGGTAGATTCAACATTTTTGCGGATGAATTTGCTCTGACCCGTCCGAAAGTTGCAAACGCTTTACGCAAAGGATACGCCTCCATCTAA
- a CDS encoding glycoside hydrolase family 36 protein: protein MNAYIRTRIYEKHSISRFRFSEDSKETTLSDCGNYRLTLKSVRSGGRTTLFPELEWVSGKRPQAGLEILTLELELPKHGISQGRFFRHGYQSWSLSASQDWQDIDESPKLSFLQYSQENVYTPHSGKKGDWTSEMFVLLFPSSAKEQNYFAGAIGKGEEGVKFRVRSSEVARESAGKDSSSTEVSVVYDIHRFEDFKTNKLHLTPIRISRFKGDESLFLKNYFAELGRAFKVKLPQTPAPTGWCSWYHYYTKISEKIILRNLKELRTRNLGLKVFQIDDGYQSEIGDWLETNDRFPGGMKLMADAIRSQKFVPGIWLAPFLVRKRSKFFQKYPEAVLKDREGNPVPALWNPLWGFDSTYTLDVSHPASKEFLAHVIRTMVKEYGFEYLKLDFLYSALLPGWTYDRNDSPHTRYIKAIQLIRKVAGKETFLLGCGAPMLPSIGLFDAMRISCDVAPFWFREKKRIFARDRNALCTERALINDITRASMHRNFWLNDPDCLLVRDKKNKMTPAQTRIMASVMGLSGGMLFVSDELALLSPEREDLLKKTLFLQSKCRNKTPIPIGIGSEFFPAAMYNPAGFLGVWNPSETSKEIRLDLSFPWEKNYRIDYWSGQLVENIEIDPKRKSLRIRLEPWESVVLSSGKLS from the coding sequence ATGAACGCTTATATACGCACGAGAATCTACGAAAAACATTCCATTTCAAGATTCCGATTTTCCGAAGATTCCAAAGAAACAACTCTCAGCGATTGCGGGAACTATCGATTGACTCTGAAGTCCGTGAGATCCGGTGGGAGAACCACGCTTTTTCCCGAATTGGAATGGGTCTCGGGCAAACGTCCCCAAGCCGGTCTGGAAATCCTGACCTTGGAGTTGGAATTGCCCAAGCACGGAATTTCTCAGGGGCGTTTTTTCCGTCACGGGTACCAATCTTGGAGCCTTTCCGCCAGCCAGGATTGGCAGGATATCGACGAATCTCCCAAACTCTCCTTCCTGCAGTATTCTCAGGAGAACGTGTACACTCCCCATTCCGGAAAAAAGGGGGATTGGACATCCGAAATGTTCGTTCTTTTATTTCCCTCCTCCGCAAAAGAGCAGAATTATTTCGCGGGAGCGATCGGAAAGGGAGAAGAAGGGGTTAAATTCAGGGTCCGTTCCTCCGAAGTCGCTCGAGAATCCGCCGGAAAGGATTCGTCTAGTACGGAAGTCAGCGTCGTTTACGATATCCATAGATTCGAGGATTTTAAAACGAACAAACTCCACTTGACTCCGATCCGTATCTCCAGGTTCAAAGGGGACGAATCCTTATTCCTAAAGAACTACTTCGCGGAATTAGGGAGAGCGTTCAAAGTGAAACTTCCCCAAACTCCGGCTCCTACGGGATGGTGTTCCTGGTATCATTACTACACTAAGATTTCCGAAAAAATAATATTAAGAAATCTGAAAGAACTTAGGACCAGAAATCTTGGATTGAAAGTCTTTCAGATAGACGACGGCTATCAGTCCGAGATCGGAGATTGGCTGGAAACGAACGACCGTTTTCCGGGCGGCATGAAACTTATGGCGGACGCGATCCGTTCCCAAAAATTCGTCCCCGGAATCTGGTTGGCACCTTTTTTGGTCCGGAAACGATCCAAATTCTTTCAAAAATACCCGGAAGCCGTATTGAAGGATAGGGAAGGAAACCCGGTCCCTGCTCTCTGGAATCCTCTTTGGGGATTCGATTCCACCTACACGCTCGACGTTTCCCATCCGGCCTCCAAGGAGTTTCTGGCCCATGTGATCCGGACAATGGTGAAAGAATACGGTTTCGAATACCTGAAGTTGGACTTTTTGTATTCCGCGCTGCTCCCGGGCTGGACTTACGATAGAAACGATTCTCCTCATACGCGCTATATCAAAGCGATACAATTGATTCGGAAAGTCGCAGGAAAGGAGACTTTTCTGCTCGGCTGCGGAGCTCCGATGCTTCCTTCGATCGGCCTATTCGATGCAATGCGGATCTCCTGCGACGTAGCGCCGTTTTGGTTTCGGGAAAAGAAGCGAATCTTCGCAAGGGATAGAAACGCGCTCTGCACAGAACGCGCATTGATAAACGATATTACGAGGGCATCGATGCACAGGAACTTCTGGCTGAACGATCCGGACTGCCTTCTTGTCAGAGATAAAAAGAACAAGATGACCCCTGCCCAAACCAGAATCATGGCAAGCGTCATGGGGTTGTCGGGAGGAATGCTTTTCGTCTCGGATGAGCTCGCGCTGCTTTCCCCCGAACGGGAAGATCTGTTGAAAAAAACTCTCTTCCTGCAATCTAAATGTAGAAATAAGACTCCGATTCCCATCGGCATCGGTTCCGAATTCTTTCCGGCGGCGATGTACAATCCCGCAGGTTTTCTCGGAGTTTGGAATCCTAGCGAAACTTCGAAGGAAATCCGATTGGATTTGAGTTTCCCCTGGGAGAAAAATTACAGGATCGATTATTGGTCGGGCCAACTTGTGGAGAATATCGAAATCGACCCGAAAAGGAAATCCCTTAGGATCAGACTGGAACCGTGGGAGTCCGTAGTTCTATCCTCCGGAAAACTCAGTTGA
- a CDS encoding ribonuclease D produces MALNRPSLKPDLFPGDLSEERLNEYLTDDRLAVDCEMMGLNPRRDRLCVVQICDSRNRVSLVQILPEQTEAPRLKRLFEKSDIIKVFHFARMDTLFLRYRLGIETKGIFCTKIASKLARTYTDRHGLKDIIREFFDEVLDKKNQSSDWGAKILSKDQIDYASGDVIFLIALEQKLTGILLREGRFELAQECFRCLPVFNQLDWLEMENLFEH; encoded by the coding sequence ATGGCATTGAATCGTCCCTCATTAAAACCGGATCTATTTCCGGGTGATCTTTCCGAAGAAAGACTGAACGAATATCTTACCGATGACCGTCTTGCGGTCGATTGCGAAATGATGGGATTGAATCCTCGTAGGGATCGGCTTTGCGTGGTTCAAATCTGCGATTCCAGAAATAGAGTCAGCCTTGTACAGATTCTTCCGGAGCAAACGGAGGCTCCGCGGCTGAAACGTTTATTCGAAAAATCGGATATTATTAAGGTTTTTCATTTTGCACGGATGGATACCCTATTTTTGCGTTACCGCCTCGGAATAGAGACGAAAGGGATCTTCTGTACCAAGATCGCTTCGAAACTCGCAAGAACGTACACGGATCGACACGGACTCAAAGACATTATCCGGGAATTTTTCGACGAAGTGTTGGATAAAAAGAACCAATCCTCCGACTGGGGAGCAAAAATCCTCTCCAAAGATCAGATCGATTACGCTTCCGGAGACGTGATTTTTTTGATCGCTTTGGAGCAGAAATTGACGGGAATTCTGTTACGGGAAGGTAGATTCGAACTTGCCCAAGAATGTTTCCGATGCTTGCCCGTCTTCAATCAGTTGGATTGGTTGGAAATGGAAAATTTATTCGAACATTGA